Within the Acidimicrobiales bacterium genome, the region CCGATGGCGGCGGCCCGGCCAACCGGCAGCCGGCCCTCGTTGTAGATCAGGCTCGAGAGCGGTCGCCCGTCGACGTACTCCATGACGATGAAGTAGGTGCCGTCGGCCTCCCCCCAGTCGAAGACCGACACGATGTTGGGGTGGCTGAGGTTGGCCGCCGCCTGGGCCTCCCGACGGAAGCGCTCCACGAACGACGGGTCCACGGACAGCTCGGGGAAGAGGACCTTCAGGGCCACGGGACGGTCCAGCAGCAGGTCGTGGGCGAGGAAGACCTCGGCCATCCCGCCCCTCGCGATGCGGCGGACGAGCTCGTAGCGCTCGCTGTAGATGGGCGGCGACTGCGAGGTCACGGAGCCGTCCCGCCGGGCTGCGGAGCAGCCGTCCCGCCCGCCTGCGGCGATGCCAGCGCGGCCTGGAGCACGGTCTTGAAGATGGGCCCGGCGATCTGGGCACCGGTGGTGTCCGAGCCCAGCCCGGCCTGGGCCGGCACGACCACGGCCACGGCCACCGTGGGGTTGTTGGCGGGGGCGAAGCCGATGAGCCAGTTGTTGTTGCCCGATCCGGTGCTGGTCTGGGCCGTGCCCGTCTTGGCCGCCACCTGCACGCCCGGAAGCGCGACCGCGGTGGCCGTGCCGCCGTTGACCACGCCGACCATCATGTCCCGGATACTGCCCGCCGTGGATTGCGATGTCGCCTGCTGCCAGGGCTTCGCCCCGAACGACTGCACCTGCCGACCCTGGTTGTCACGGAGCTCGCTCATCACGTGCGGCGTCATGATCACGCCGCCGTTGGCGATGCCCGAGGCGACGAGTCCCATCTGGAGGGCGGTGGCGGAGACGTTCTGCTGACCGATGGCCGAGTAGGCCAGCCCCGGCTTGTTCTGGGCGAAGGAGGAGGCCGGCGGGAACGTCGAGGCCACGGCGTGCAGATCGAGTGGCGGGACCTTGTCGAAGCCGAAGGCCTGGGCCTCGGCCGACAGGTTGTCCGGCCCGAGATCGAGGCCCATCTGCCCGAAACCCGTGTCGCAGGAGAACTTCAG harbors:
- a CDS encoding protein kinase → MTSQSPPIYSERYELVRRIARGGMAEVFLAHDLLLDRPVALKVLFPELSVDPSFVERFRREAQAAANLSHPNIVSVFDWGEADGTYFIVMEYVDGRPLSSLIYNEGRLPVGRAAAIG